The following proteins are co-located in the Malus sylvestris chromosome 13, drMalSylv7.2, whole genome shotgun sequence genome:
- the LOC126596871 gene encoding protein LAZY 1-like isoform X2, which produces MLQLLGWMHRKFRQNSNDPFKVFVVGQPSLDDQQYYPKPNCGTKPFKQAPRDQHVRKSFNGLEAARTEEEYYEEESSAEASEYFHGFLAIGTLGSSDQVTTEPSTPTLGISVENITEKETEATENELKLINDELERELVADPAKDDICNDSSGRNSYVSNGRSSHGSTITLSGKALEGGESNGINGTAVCPLQGYLFGSAYELSETTSVTKKEHRTSLGELFQRTKLAEEISGAKLSKEEKRAEKEADKSAMHLMKKMLKKKMIHASSRGSGGAADHASAETKLNKILHMFHRKVHPETSAAQQKRGKYERNQTKKKTSSEGTYSNGDQEDDIILYPQQGFSSNPSMRRYKSQSNPPQIALSGMDSNDNREHWIKTDADYLVLEL; this is translated from the exons ATGTTGCAGTTACTAGGTTGGATGCATCGTAAGTTTCGGCAGAATAGCAACGATCCATTTAAAGTTTTCGTCGTTG GGCAGCCATCGCTCGACGATCAACAATACTATCCGAAACCAAACTGCGGCACGAAACCCTTTAAACAAGCCCCGAGAGATCAGCACGTTCGAAAATCTTTCAACGGTCTAGAAGCAGCTAGGACAGAAGAAGAATACTACGAAGAAGAATCATCTGCTGAAGCATCTGAATACTTCCATGGATTTCTTGCAATCGGTACTCTTGGCAGCTCGGACCAAGTGACCACTGAACCATCAACTCCAACGCTTGGAATCTCTGTGGAGAACATAACCGAAAAAGAAACCGAGGCCACGGAGAACGAGCTGAAGCTCATCAATGATGAATTGGAGAGAGAGTTGGTGGCTGATCCGGCGAAGGATGATATTTGCAATGATTCATCTGGAAGAAACAGCTATGTCAGCAATGGAAGAAGTAGCCATGGAAGCACCATTACGCTTAGTGGGAAGGCGCTGGAAGGCGGAGAGAGCAACGGGATCAATGGAACTGCAGTGTGCCCGCTCCAGGGATATCTTTTCGGGTCGGCATATGAATTGTCTGAAACAACAAGCGTGACAAAGAAGGAACACAGGACATCCCTTGGTGAGCTATTTCAGAGGACTAAATTGGCAGAGGAGATTTCTGGAGCAAAATTAAGCAAGGAGGAGAAGCGAGCAGAGAAGGAAGCGGATAAGTCCGCCATGCACTTGATGAAAAAGATGCTCAAGAAAAAAATGATTCACGCTTCTTCTCGTGGCTCCGGCGGAGCTGCTGATCACGCTTCAGCAGAAACAAAACTCAATAAG ATCCTTCACATGTTTCATAGAAAAGTTCACCCTGAAACCTCGGCGGCTCAGCAAAAACGTGGTAAGTACGAAAGGAACCAAACCAAGAAGAAAACAAGCAGTGAGGGGACTTACAGCAATGGAGATCAGGAGGATGATATCATCTTATATCCTCAGCAAGGATTTTCTTCAAATCCGAGCATGCGGCGCTACAAGAGCCAATCAAACCCGCCCCAAATCGCGCTTAGCGGCATGGATTCAAATGATAACAGGGAGCACTGGATCAAAACGGATGCTGACT ACCTAGTCTTGGAGCTGTGA
- the LOC126596871 gene encoding protein LAZY 1-like isoform X1 has product MKLLGWMHRKFRQNSNDPFKVFVVEHSCGCLSGQPSLDDQQYYPKPNCGTKPFKQAPRDQHVRKSFNGLEAARTEEEYYEEESSAEASEYFHGFLAIGTLGSSDQVTTEPSTPTLGISVENITEKETEATENELKLINDELERELVADPAKDDICNDSSGRNSYVSNGRSSHGSTITLSGKALEGGESNGINGTAVCPLQGYLFGSAYELSETTSVTKKEHRTSLGELFQRTKLAEEISGAKLSKEEKRAEKEADKSAMHLMKKMLKKKMIHASSRGSGGAADHASAETKLNKILHMFHRKVHPETSAAQQKRGKYERNQTKKKTSSEGTYSNGDQEDDIILYPQQGFSSNPSMRRYKSQSNPPQIALSGMDSNDNREHWIKTDADYLVLEL; this is encoded by the exons ATGAAG TTACTAGGTTGGATGCATCGTAAGTTTCGGCAGAATAGCAACGATCCATTTAAAGTTTTCGTCGTTG AACATTCTTGTGGTTGTCTTTCAGGGCAGCCATCGCTCGACGATCAACAATACTATCCGAAACCAAACTGCGGCACGAAACCCTTTAAACAAGCCCCGAGAGATCAGCACGTTCGAAAATCTTTCAACGGTCTAGAAGCAGCTAGGACAGAAGAAGAATACTACGAAGAAGAATCATCTGCTGAAGCATCTGAATACTTCCATGGATTTCTTGCAATCGGTACTCTTGGCAGCTCGGACCAAGTGACCACTGAACCATCAACTCCAACGCTTGGAATCTCTGTGGAGAACATAACCGAAAAAGAAACCGAGGCCACGGAGAACGAGCTGAAGCTCATCAATGATGAATTGGAGAGAGAGTTGGTGGCTGATCCGGCGAAGGATGATATTTGCAATGATTCATCTGGAAGAAACAGCTATGTCAGCAATGGAAGAAGTAGCCATGGAAGCACCATTACGCTTAGTGGGAAGGCGCTGGAAGGCGGAGAGAGCAACGGGATCAATGGAACTGCAGTGTGCCCGCTCCAGGGATATCTTTTCGGGTCGGCATATGAATTGTCTGAAACAACAAGCGTGACAAAGAAGGAACACAGGACATCCCTTGGTGAGCTATTTCAGAGGACTAAATTGGCAGAGGAGATTTCTGGAGCAAAATTAAGCAAGGAGGAGAAGCGAGCAGAGAAGGAAGCGGATAAGTCCGCCATGCACTTGATGAAAAAGATGCTCAAGAAAAAAATGATTCACGCTTCTTCTCGTGGCTCCGGCGGAGCTGCTGATCACGCTTCAGCAGAAACAAAACTCAATAAG ATCCTTCACATGTTTCATAGAAAAGTTCACCCTGAAACCTCGGCGGCTCAGCAAAAACGTGGTAAGTACGAAAGGAACCAAACCAAGAAGAAAACAAGCAGTGAGGGGACTTACAGCAATGGAGATCAGGAGGATGATATCATCTTATATCCTCAGCAAGGATTTTCTTCAAATCCGAGCATGCGGCGCTACAAGAGCCAATCAAACCCGCCCCAAATCGCGCTTAGCGGCATGGATTCAAATGATAACAGGGAGCACTGGATCAAAACGGATGCTGACT ACCTAGTCTTGGAGCTGTGA
- the LOC126596871 gene encoding protein LAZY 1-like isoform X3, with protein MKLLGWMHRKFRQNSNDPFKVFVVGQPSLDDQQYYPKPNCGTKPFKQAPRDQHVRKSFNGLEAARTEEEYYEEESSAEASEYFHGFLAIGTLGSSDQVTTEPSTPTLGISVENITEKETEATENELKLINDELERELVADPAKDDICNDSSGRNSYVSNGRSSHGSTITLSGKALEGGESNGINGTAVCPLQGYLFGSAYELSETTSVTKKEHRTSLGELFQRTKLAEEISGAKLSKEEKRAEKEADKSAMHLMKKMLKKKMIHASSRGSGGAADHASAETKLNKILHMFHRKVHPETSAAQQKRGKYERNQTKKKTSSEGTYSNGDQEDDIILYPQQGFSSNPSMRRYKSQSNPPQIALSGMDSNDNREHWIKTDADYLVLEL; from the exons ATGAAG TTACTAGGTTGGATGCATCGTAAGTTTCGGCAGAATAGCAACGATCCATTTAAAGTTTTCGTCGTTG GGCAGCCATCGCTCGACGATCAACAATACTATCCGAAACCAAACTGCGGCACGAAACCCTTTAAACAAGCCCCGAGAGATCAGCACGTTCGAAAATCTTTCAACGGTCTAGAAGCAGCTAGGACAGAAGAAGAATACTACGAAGAAGAATCATCTGCTGAAGCATCTGAATACTTCCATGGATTTCTTGCAATCGGTACTCTTGGCAGCTCGGACCAAGTGACCACTGAACCATCAACTCCAACGCTTGGAATCTCTGTGGAGAACATAACCGAAAAAGAAACCGAGGCCACGGAGAACGAGCTGAAGCTCATCAATGATGAATTGGAGAGAGAGTTGGTGGCTGATCCGGCGAAGGATGATATTTGCAATGATTCATCTGGAAGAAACAGCTATGTCAGCAATGGAAGAAGTAGCCATGGAAGCACCATTACGCTTAGTGGGAAGGCGCTGGAAGGCGGAGAGAGCAACGGGATCAATGGAACTGCAGTGTGCCCGCTCCAGGGATATCTTTTCGGGTCGGCATATGAATTGTCTGAAACAACAAGCGTGACAAAGAAGGAACACAGGACATCCCTTGGTGAGCTATTTCAGAGGACTAAATTGGCAGAGGAGATTTCTGGAGCAAAATTAAGCAAGGAGGAGAAGCGAGCAGAGAAGGAAGCGGATAAGTCCGCCATGCACTTGATGAAAAAGATGCTCAAGAAAAAAATGATTCACGCTTCTTCTCGTGGCTCCGGCGGAGCTGCTGATCACGCTTCAGCAGAAACAAAACTCAATAAG ATCCTTCACATGTTTCATAGAAAAGTTCACCCTGAAACCTCGGCGGCTCAGCAAAAACGTGGTAAGTACGAAAGGAACCAAACCAAGAAGAAAACAAGCAGTGAGGGGACTTACAGCAATGGAGATCAGGAGGATGATATCATCTTATATCCTCAGCAAGGATTTTCTTCAAATCCGAGCATGCGGCGCTACAAGAGCCAATCAAACCCGCCCCAAATCGCGCTTAGCGGCATGGATTCAAATGATAACAGGGAGCACTGGATCAAAACGGATGCTGACT ACCTAGTCTTGGAGCTGTGA